One genomic segment of uncultured Desulfobacter sp. includes these proteins:
- a CDS encoding multidrug effflux MFS transporter — MKNQVQKMGPDSSRPCNKPKHWGKQSFFGDRGILAMLALLSAFPPLSIDLYLPALPRVMAVMQTNQGLINLSLSLFLIFFAAGILVWGPVSEKYGRKPVLLTGLGLYVLGSVGCALSLNVTHLILARVVQAFGGGAAEAVATAMVKDMYTGRKRESVLAVVMAMVVVAPVVAPVLGAWLMTFMSWQAIFWTLVGVGAVALCLSLRLDETLEHRYTGSLLQSLGRLGIVLKNPGFSIPLGIFSLVPLPLMAFIGASSFIYIEGFGMTENLYSFYFAFNALGALAGPLLYIRLSQRVRPGIIITGGFGVLIICGIIIDAAGSLSPALFALTMLFATIAINMMRPPTASLLLSQQDRDTGSAASLINFTAMFMGSLGIFLISLVPKHLIPGLGLMQIVVGGVFGSLWLLVRTKTFIRQEE; from the coding sequence ATGAAAAATCAGGTACAAAAAATGGGGCCGGATTCATCCCGGCCCTGCAATAAACCCAAACATTGGGGTAAACAGTCATTTTTCGGCGACCGCGGCATTCTTGCCATGCTGGCCCTGCTCAGTGCGTTTCCACCGTTGTCCATAGACCTTTATCTGCCTGCCCTTCCCCGTGTGATGGCGGTGATGCAGACCAATCAGGGACTTATCAACCTGAGCCTGAGCCTGTTTTTGATTTTTTTTGCTGCCGGTATCCTGGTCTGGGGTCCTGTCAGCGAGAAATACGGCAGAAAACCTGTCCTTTTGACAGGCCTTGGCCTGTACGTGCTCGGCAGTGTCGGATGTGCCCTCTCCCTGAACGTGACCCACCTGATCCTGGCCAGGGTGGTTCAGGCCTTTGGCGGCGGGGCTGCAGAAGCGGTTGCCACTGCCATGGTCAAAGATATGTATACCGGCCGCAAACGGGAGTCGGTCCTGGCCGTGGTCATGGCCATGGTGGTGGTCGCCCCTGTTGTGGCGCCGGTGCTGGGGGCATGGCTCATGACCTTCATGTCCTGGCAGGCTATTTTCTGGACGTTGGTCGGTGTGGGGGCTGTCGCACTCTGTCTTTCACTGCGACTGGACGAGACCCTTGAACACCGGTATACAGGTTCCCTTTTACAGTCCCTCGGCCGGCTTGGGATCGTATTGAAGAATCCCGGATTTTCAATTCCCCTGGGAATTTTTTCCCTGGTCCCCCTGCCGTTGATGGCCTTTATCGGGGCCTCATCCTTTATATATATCGAGGGCTTTGGTATGACTGAAAACCTTTACAGTTTTTATTTTGCCTTTAACGCCCTTGGCGCGCTGGCAGGGCCCCTGCTGTATATCCGGTTGTCACAACGGGTTCGGCCGGGTATCATCATTACAGGCGGGTTTGGGGTTCTGATCATCTGCGGCATTATAATTGACGCGGCCGGCAGTCTTTCCCCTGCCCTGTTCGCCCTGACCATGCTCTTCGCCACCATTGCCATAAATATGATGCGCCCGCCTACGGCAAGTCTGTTGTTGTCACAACAGGACAGGGATACGGGTTCTGCCGCTTCTTTGATAAATTTTACAGCCATGTTCATGGGGAGCCTGGGCATTTTTCTTATTTCCCTGGTCCCGAAACACCTGATTCCAGGCCTGGGCCTTATGCAGATTGTCGTGGGCGGGGTATTCGGAAGCCTCTGGCTACTTGTCCGGACCAAAACTTTTATCCGGCAGGAAGAATAA
- a CDS encoding FAD-binding protein, with product MTSSKHSKEISRRKFITLAGGAAGLATMAAIGVFPGQGAGSANVPEIDIDKIKKTEAETDVLVIGGGMAGLFAAVKAHDAGAKVMIVSKGRLGSSGQTPFAKGIFAYDPDTEKLSLDEFVNKVSQSALGTNNPVYTRQMAEHSLARVNELKEWGFFDSPLYNKSFTNPIKKRKIPVKERIVITHLIKEKGRISGAAGFSLDEENVHFFKAKSVILCTGAGGFKPNGFPICDLTHDGTVMAYNIGAKVTGKEWNDGHPGQAKNAASCFDGWHGMFERKPGITGVEIRHDLGVDLNYKAYMNGNPVKMGPPGASGGKEPEGGPYVPDEFKRNGPPGGKGPGEERPGGEGHPNADGRPKEDGAPPGMAGTLAGGSSAGMAIHKSEGLVPINEKCESNIPGLYAAGDALGSYMAGAIYTQIGSSLAGSAVQGGVAGKAAAEYCQSVTMPTISTSKMNEVKEEILAPLKKEAGYSPAWVTQTLQSIMIPNFIIYIKKERLLKAALAYVEELRDHHMPMLKAANLHELRLAFETANMIISAEMKLKASIMRKESRCSHYRLDYPQTDTQNWNAWINIYKGSDGSMKFEKQPFGSWPS from the coding sequence ATGACATCTTCAAAACATTCAAAAGAAATATCCCGCCGCAAATTCATAACCCTTGCAGGCGGTGCTGCGGGCCTTGCGACAATGGCTGCCATTGGGGTATTTCCTGGTCAGGGAGCGGGCAGCGCCAATGTCCCGGAAATCGATATCGATAAAATAAAAAAGACTGAAGCCGAAACGGATGTGCTGGTGATCGGCGGCGGAATGGCAGGATTATTTGCTGCTGTCAAGGCACACGATGCAGGCGCCAAAGTGATGATTGTATCCAAAGGCCGTCTGGGATCTTCGGGGCAGACGCCTTTTGCAAAAGGAATATTCGCTTACGATCCTGACACTGAAAAATTAAGCCTGGATGAATTTGTTAATAAAGTATCCCAGTCTGCATTGGGCACCAATAATCCGGTGTATACCCGGCAGATGGCAGAACATTCCCTTGCCCGTGTTAACGAACTTAAGGAATGGGGCTTTTTTGACTCCCCCCTTTATAACAAGAGCTTTACCAATCCCATCAAAAAAAGAAAAATTCCTGTCAAAGAAAGAATCGTTATCACTCATTTGATCAAAGAAAAAGGACGGATTTCTGGTGCAGCCGGTTTCAGTCTGGATGAAGAGAATGTCCATTTTTTCAAAGCAAAAAGTGTCATTCTGTGCACCGGGGCCGGCGGATTCAAACCCAACGGATTTCCCATTTGCGATCTCACCCACGACGGCACTGTCATGGCCTATAACATAGGCGCCAAGGTGACGGGCAAGGAATGGAACGACGGGCATCCCGGCCAGGCCAAAAACGCCGCATCCTGTTTTGACGGATGGCATGGCATGTTTGAACGAAAACCCGGCATCACAGGCGTTGAAATACGCCATGATTTGGGTGTGGACTTGAATTACAAGGCATACATGAACGGAAATCCTGTTAAAATGGGCCCTCCCGGCGCATCCGGAGGAAAAGAGCCGGAAGGCGGGCCCTATGTTCCAGATGAATTTAAACGAAATGGTCCTCCCGGAGGCAAAGGCCCTGGAGAAGAGCGTCCCGGGGGAGAAGGACACCCCAACGCTGACGGACGGCCCAAAGAAGACGGAGCCCCTCCAGGAATGGCAGGCACACTTGCGGGCGGTTCTTCAGCCGGAATGGCCATCCACAAATCCGAAGGTCTGGTTCCTATCAATGAAAAATGTGAATCAAACATTCCCGGGTTATACGCTGCCGGTGATGCATTGGGTTCCTATATGGCCGGGGCAATCTATACCCAGATAGGCTCCTCATTGGCCGGTTCTGCGGTACAGGGAGGCGTTGCAGGAAAGGCAGCCGCTGAATATTGCCAGAGCGTCACAATGCCGACAATTTCAACATCCAAAATGAATGAAGTAAAGGAAGAGATTCTTGCACCGTTAAAAAAAGAAGCCGGATACAGCCCCGCATGGGTGACCCAAACCCTGCAGAGCATTATGATTCCCAATTTTATCATTTACATAAAAAAAGAAAGGCTCCTCAAAGCGGCATTGGCTTATGTTGAAGAATTAAGAGACCATCACATGCCAATGCTGAAAGCGGCAAACCTGCATGAATTGCGGCTGGCGTTTGAAACCGCTAACATGATTATCAGCGCTGAAATGAAGCTGAAGGCCTCCATCATGCGTAAAGAGAGCCGTTGCAGCCATTATCGTCTGGATTATCCCCAGACGGATACCCAAAACTGGAATGCCTGGATTAACATTTACAAGGGCAGTGATGGTTCAATGAAATTTGAAAAACAGCCCTTTGGCAGTTGGCCCTCTTAA
- a CDS encoding ferric reductase-like transmembrane domain-containing protein, with amino-acid sequence MSAYIKSKFFRLSILALIGMPLLIWAAGNFPERSLLKDSLSIITVLAFCQMIGQFFWTRTSRPLRTDLKMSRVIKYHKVIGYTFITILFFHPLYLVIPRFFEAGVSPVDAFVTIITTFNLGVVLGIIAWCLMLILGMTSFLRNKLPMNYKTWRIFHGILAMLFISIAAWHTIDLGRHTTLTMSIFISMLTAGGILLLLKTYTFKKSQKAMEV; translated from the coding sequence ATGAGCGCGTATATAAAATCTAAATTTTTCAGACTATCCATACTGGCTTTAATCGGCATGCCCCTGTTGATCTGGGCAGCAGGCAACTTCCCGGAGCGTTCCTTACTGAAAGACTCCCTTTCCATTATAACAGTTCTGGCTTTTTGCCAGATGATCGGGCAATTTTTTTGGACACGTACCAGCAGACCCCTCAGGACAGATCTTAAGATGAGCCGGGTGATAAAATATCATAAAGTCATCGGATATACATTTATCACCATTTTATTTTTTCATCCGCTTTATCTTGTGATTCCACGGTTCTTTGAAGCGGGTGTTTCCCCTGTTGACGCATTTGTTACCATCATCACCACCTTCAACCTGGGGGTTGTGCTGGGCATCATTGCATGGTGTTTGATGCTGATCCTGGGGATGACTTCTTTTTTACGAAACAAGCTGCCCATGAACTATAAGACCTGGCGAATTTTTCACGGTATTCTGGCAATGCTGTTTATTTCAATTGCCGCATGGCACACCATTGACCTTGGCCGGCATACCACCCTTACCATGTCCATTTTCATCAGCATGCTGACTGCCGGCGGAATTTTACTTCTTCTGAAAACCTATACATTTAAAAAATCACAGAAAGCCATGGAGGTATAA
- a CDS encoding ferredoxin family protein has protein sequence MSIEKIQGCIGCGTCIETCPTDVIRKDPKTKKAFIAYPADCQICHLCRMYCPVDAITISPEKSIPVIVSWG, from the coding sequence ATGAGCATAGAAAAGATCCAAGGATGTATTGGTTGTGGAACATGTATAGAAACATGCCCTACCGATGTCATTCGCAAAGACCCGAAAACAAAAAAAGCATTCATTGCATATCCGGCGGATTGCCAGATATGCCACCTGTGCAGGATGTATTGTCCTGTTGATGCAATCACCATTTCACCGGAAAAATCCATACCGGTTATCGTTTCATGGGGGTAA
- a CDS encoding MarR family transcriptional regulator: protein MKYINSDRPLMHLFMHIGKLLNDRLRSSLGKSGIHFGQARVLISLMNHDELTQRAIGEGLDIKPATVTNMVKRMEASQLIDRRRDVNDDRIIIVTLTSKGRDAAKFALTVMAQIEDEIRSELSRKEIDILRNPLERVRNTLGGSDPRI from the coding sequence ATGAAATATATAAACTCAGACAGACCTTTGATGCATCTTTTCATGCACATAGGAAAATTGCTAAATGACAGGTTGAGAAGTTCTCTAGGTAAGAGCGGGATTCATTTCGGACAGGCACGGGTTTTAATTTCCCTGATGAATCATGACGAATTGACACAGCGGGCGATTGGCGAGGGTTTGGATATCAAGCCTGCAACGGTTACAAACATGGTAAAAAGAATGGAAGCATCTCAGTTAATTGACCGTCGGCGGGATGTAAATGACGACAGAATCATAATCGTCACGCTGACCTCAAAAGGACGAGATGCGGCAAAATTTGCCCTGACCGTGATGGCGCAGATTGAAGATGAGATCCGTTCGGAACTTAGCCGAAAAGAAATTGATATATTGCGTAATCCCCTTGAACGAGTCCGTAACACCCTTGGAGGTTCTGATCCACGCATATAG
- a CDS encoding 3-deoxy-7-phosphoheptulonate synthase class II, whose protein sequence is MTNQNGWTKSSWKNYTALQQPNWPDQQALEKVTKDLALLPPLVFAGEIRTLKDLLAKASKGEAFLIQGGDCSEDFSQVTAPTIRETMKILLQMAVVMAYAGGKPAIKVGRIAGQFAKPRSSDTEIVDGGELPSYRGDMVNKSEPSIKARTPNPKYILKGYYLAASTLNLLRAFTRGGYAALHRVQAWNQEFVAQSPMGRSYDRLAKQIDQAIKFMNTIGIPTDIPQINQTQIFTSHEALLLPYEEALTRIDTTTGDWYDCSAHMLWIGERTRQVDGAHVEFLRGVLNPIGVKVSSDYNIDNIKQLIETLNPENEPGRLTLITRMGCDSIDAKLAPLLREIKKEGYHIVWNCDPMHANTYTSESGHKTRDFNDILKEITRFFEIHWAEGTIPGGVHLEMTGKNVTECVGGARNIVSEELHNRYDTTCDPRLNAEQSLEVAFQIADMIKH, encoded by the coding sequence ATGACAAATCAAAATGGATGGACAAAATCAAGCTGGAAAAATTATACTGCCCTTCAGCAACCCAACTGGCCGGATCAACAAGCGTTGGAAAAAGTCACTAAAGATTTGGCATTACTGCCTCCGCTGGTGTTTGCAGGGGAAATTAGAACATTAAAAGACCTGCTGGCCAAGGCTTCAAAAGGGGAGGCGTTTCTGATCCAGGGTGGGGACTGTTCAGAAGATTTTTCCCAAGTTACGGCACCCACCATCAGAGAAACCATGAAAATTTTGTTGCAAATGGCCGTTGTTATGGCCTATGCCGGTGGAAAACCAGCCATAAAAGTGGGCCGGATTGCCGGTCAGTTTGCCAAGCCCCGTTCGTCAGATACGGAAATTGTAGATGGCGGCGAACTGCCATCATATCGTGGAGATATGGTCAACAAAAGCGAACCTTCTATCAAAGCGCGAACTCCAAATCCTAAATACATACTTAAAGGGTATTATCTGGCCGCCTCCACCTTGAATCTTTTGCGTGCATTTACCCGGGGCGGATACGCAGCGCTGCACAGAGTTCAGGCCTGGAACCAGGAGTTTGTGGCGCAATCCCCCATGGGCCGGTCTTATGACCGTTTGGCCAAGCAGATTGACCAAGCCATCAAGTTTATGAATACAATCGGGATTCCCACGGATATTCCCCAGATCAATCAAACCCAGATTTTTACCTCCCACGAAGCGCTTTTACTGCCTTACGAAGAGGCGCTGACCCGGATTGATACCACCACCGGGGACTGGTATGATTGTTCTGCTCATATGCTTTGGATTGGAGAGAGAACCCGGCAGGTCGACGGCGCTCATGTAGAATTTTTAAGAGGGGTGCTCAATCCAATTGGAGTGAAAGTCAGTTCAGATTATAATATTGATAATATCAAGCAGCTTATTGAAACCCTTAACCCTGAAAACGAACCCGGAAGATTGACCCTGATCACCCGGATGGGCTGTGACAGTATTGATGCAAAGCTTGCGCCTTTGCTTCGGGAAATCAAAAAAGAGGGATATCATATTGTGTGGAACTGCGATCCCATGCATGCCAATACCTATACATCGGAATCCGGACACAAGACCCGGGATTTTAATGATATTTTAAAGGAGATTACCCGGTTTTTTGAAATCCACTGGGCAGAAGGAACGATTCCGGGAGGCGTTCATCTTGAAATGACCGGTAAAAACGTAACCGAATGTGTCGGCGGTGCCAGAAATATTGTCAGTGAAGAGCTTCACAATCGCTATGATACCACCTGCGATCCGCGACTCAATGCCGAGCAAAGCCTGGAGGTGGCGTTCCAGATCGCTGATATGATCAAACATTAA
- a CDS encoding carbon-nitrogen family hydrolase, which produces MITKTKFKAGAVQFDVKDGDVRGNLSVALGHLGHLADQGACLGVCPEFFLTGFDNENMNRLMPAVKEGIQRLAEFSRKRSMAVAGSMPEQKDGQIFNTLYLIDQDGEIRIRYRKLHLFPLTGEDLHYARGYEMVTADTSLGRIGTMICYDLRFPELARHLFLDGARLFVVSAQWPLTRVAHWQALIRARAIENQAWFVCCNRTGTDINGLVFPGSSMIVDPNGSVLVQGDDKPGIVMADIDMDLVDLVRQTIPVGQDRRGDIYG; this is translated from the coding sequence ATGATCACGAAAACAAAATTTAAAGCCGGTGCTGTACAGTTTGATGTGAAAGACGGGGATGTCCGGGGCAATCTTTCTGTTGCCCTTGGGCATCTGGGACACCTGGCGGATCAGGGGGCATGCCTTGGGGTCTGCCCTGAGTTTTTCTTAACCGGGTTTGACAATGAAAATATGAACCGGCTTATGCCGGCTGTAAAAGAGGGGATTCAACGTTTGGCTGAATTTTCCCGGAAGCGGTCCATGGCCGTTGCCGGAAGTATGCCTGAGCAAAAGGACGGTCAGATATTCAATACCCTTTATTTAATTGATCAAGACGGCGAGATCCGGATTCGGTACCGCAAACTGCATCTGTTTCCTTTGACCGGTGAGGATCTGCACTATGCCCGGGGATATGAAATGGTGACGGCAGACACCAGTCTGGGCCGCATCGGCACAATGATCTGCTATGATCTGCGATTCCCCGAACTTGCCCGCCACCTTTTCCTCGACGGGGCCCGGCTTTTTGTGGTCAGCGCCCAATGGCCCCTTACCCGGGTGGCGCACTGGCAAGCGTTGATCCGGGCAAGGGCCATTGAAAACCAGGCCTGGTTTGTCTGCTGCAACCGTACGGGTACGGATATTAACGGACTTGTTTTTCCTGGCAGTTCCATGATCGTTGATCCTAACGGGTCTGTTCTTGTGCAGGGGGATGATAAACCCGGTATCGTCATGGCTGACATTGACATGGACCTGGTTGATCTGGTGCGCCAAACCATCCCTGTTGGACAGGACCGCAGGGGGGATATTTACGGTTAA
- the rfaE2 gene encoding D-glycero-beta-D-manno-heptose 1-phosphate adenylyltransferase produces the protein MVNKIVTLDEMCRLSREYATLGRTIVFTNGCFDILHAGHVAYLEKAKSFGDVLVIGLNSDASVRQIKGELRPVICQEQRARVVAALSCVDHVVLFDAPDPENLIRNIVPHVLVKGADWPEDKIIGGKFVKECGGHVARVAFEEDISTSKIIKRIGQRFYDGA, from the coding sequence ATGGTTAATAAAATTGTTACCCTGGATGAGATGTGTCGTCTGTCCCGCGAATACGCAACCCTTGGCCGAACCATTGTGTTTACTAACGGCTGCTTTGATATTCTTCATGCAGGCCATGTGGCTTACCTTGAAAAAGCAAAATCGTTCGGGGATGTACTGGTGATAGGTCTGAACTCCGATGCGTCCGTTCGGCAGATTAAAGGCGAGCTTCGGCCGGTAATCTGTCAGGAGCAACGGGCACGCGTTGTGGCGGCTCTGAGCTGTGTGGATCATGTGGTGCTGTTCGATGCGCCTGATCCGGAAAATTTGATTCGGAACATTGTGCCCCATGTTCTGGTCAAGGGGGCGGACTGGCCCGAGGATAAAATCATTGGGGGCAAATTTGTCAAAGAATGTGGGGGGCACGTGGCGCGTGTGGCTTTTGAGGAAGATATTTCCACATCAAAAATAATTAAACGCATTGGACAAAGATTTTATGACGGTGCCTAA
- the pgeF gene encoding peptidoglycan editing factor PgeF: MTVPNPLTFNHLNVFPGLVHGVFSRAEGYSKDSFLGLNVGLNTGDDPDIVNRNRALMLSSTGLTRVLFLNQVHGTDIAVIKSEKDAAGAVWKGQGTTPSKIFKADAAVTNLKGLGLVIQVADCQAVVLYDPQKEVIANVHSGWRGSVADIVGHCIDTMVTQFGCTPASIRAGISPSLGPCCAQFINYKREIPKALWQYKEKDRPYFDFWQISRDQLGAHGVLDEHIETMGLCTRCRTDLFYSFRANKTTGRFAAVIALKI, from the coding sequence ATGACGGTGCCTAACCCTTTAACATTTAATCATCTGAATGTTTTTCCTGGGTTGGTTCATGGCGTTTTTTCCAGGGCCGAAGGATACAGCAAAGACTCTTTTTTAGGATTGAATGTCGGATTAAACACCGGAGATGACCCTGATATTGTAAATCGGAACAGGGCTTTGATGCTGTCATCTACGGGCTTGACCCGGGTTCTGTTTTTAAATCAAGTACACGGCACTGACATTGCCGTAATTAAATCAGAAAAAGATGCGGCAGGGGCTGTCTGGAAAGGGCAGGGGACAACACCTTCTAAAATATTTAAAGCAGATGCAGCTGTTACAAATCTTAAAGGCTTAGGGCTTGTGATCCAGGTGGCAGACTGCCAGGCCGTTGTCCTGTACGACCCGCAAAAAGAGGTGATTGCCAATGTCCATTCCGGCTGGCGGGGCAGTGTGGCAGATATTGTAGGCCACTGCATTGATACCATGGTCACACAGTTCGGGTGCACCCCTGCAAGCATCCGGGCGGGCATTTCTCCTTCCCTTGGTCCCTGCTGTGCTCAATTTATTAATTATAAGCGGGAAATTCCCAAAGCATTGTGGCAATATAAAGAGAAGGATCGTCCCTATTTTGATTTCTGGCAGATTTCCCGGGATCAACTCGGGGCCCACGGTGTATTGGATGAACATATTGAAACTATGGGGCTTTGCACCCGGTGTCGTACGGATCTGTTTTACTCTTTCAGGGCAAACAAGACCACCGGACGCTTTGCCGCAGTGATTGCACTTAAAATTTAA
- the selD gene encoding selenide, water dikinase SelD, producing the protein MDKPEQFFLTRTVKAAGUAAKLDPGALDKIVSKLEVPSHPDLIIGLEHPDDAGVFRLSEETAIVQTLDFLTPVADDPYDFGQIAAANSLSDVYAMGGTPITVMNIVCFPSCDLDAGILPRILKGGLDKIKESGAVLVGGHSVDDPEIKYGLSVTGIVHPDQVWANSRAKEGDAVILTKPIGTGIISTAIKGGLASEDQVKQAVKTMSTLNKYAALIAKEFHVHACTDVTGFGLGGHLIEVAKGAGLRIEIYTENIEVLDGVMEYTAMGLLPAGAHKNKSFFAPHICVDKGTDRVRSDLMFDPQTSGGLLLFMAQDQAVQCVDIMKQNGIPAKLIGRVKGPYTNGFLDIM; encoded by the coding sequence ATGGATAAACCGGAACAATTTTTTTTAACCCGCACGGTAAAAGCAGCCGGTTGAGCTGCCAAACTGGATCCAGGGGCTCTGGATAAAATTGTGTCAAAACTTGAAGTGCCGTCCCATCCGGATTTGATCATCGGACTTGAACACCCGGATGATGCGGGTGTATTCCGCCTGTCCGAAGAGACTGCCATTGTTCAGACCCTTGATTTTTTAACGCCTGTGGCCGATGATCCCTATGACTTTGGTCAGATTGCTGCGGCCAATTCATTGTCCGATGTCTATGCCATGGGTGGTACACCCATTACAGTCATGAATATTGTCTGTTTTCCGTCATGTGACCTTGACGCAGGGATTCTTCCCCGGATTCTTAAAGGCGGGCTCGATAAAATTAAAGAGTCGGGTGCAGTCCTTGTGGGAGGGCATTCCGTAGATGACCCCGAAATCAAGTACGGGCTGTCGGTAACCGGCATCGTGCATCCGGATCAAGTTTGGGCCAACAGCCGTGCAAAGGAGGGTGATGCCGTCATTTTGACCAAACCCATTGGCACAGGCATTATCTCCACGGCGATCAAAGGCGGACTTGCATCCGAGGACCAGGTTAAGCAAGCAGTAAAAACCATGTCTACCTTGAACAAATATGCGGCCCTGATCGCTAAAGAGTTTCATGTTCATGCCTGTACTGATGTTACAGGCTTTGGGCTTGGCGGACATTTGATTGAAGTGGCCAAAGGTGCTGGGTTACGGATTGAAATTTATACGGAAAATATCGAGGTGCTGGACGGGGTCATGGAGTATACCGCCATGGGTCTGCTTCCGGCCGGTGCCCATAAAAACAAAAGTTTTTTTGCACCGCATATCTGTGTGGACAAAGGAACAGATCGGGTGCGAAGTGATTTAATGTTCGACCCCCAGACATCCGGCGGGCTTTTGCTTTTTATGGCACAGGATCAGGCTGTACAATGTGTAGATATTATGAAACAAAACGGCATTCCGGCAAAATTAATCGGGCGGGTTAAAGGGCCGTACACCAACGGATTCCTTGATATTATGTAA
- a CDS encoding AtpZ/AtpI family protein has translation MAEEDKGSTFRELGYFASLGISVALAIVIGMALGYWLDNVFNTKPVLLMVGLGFGIAAGFSNIIRAGKKAKKF, from the coding sequence ATGGCAGAAGAAGATAAGGGAAGTACCTTTCGTGAGCTGGGATATTTTGCAAGTCTTGGCATATCCGTGGCTCTGGCCATAGTCATTGGGATGGCGCTGGGATACTGGCTGGATAATGTTTTTAATACAAAACCCGTTCTTTTGATGGTGGGACTTGGGTTCGGCATAGCAGCCGGGTTCAGTAACATTATCAGGGCCGGGAAAAAAGCGAAAAAATTTTAA
- a CDS encoding ATP synthase subunit I, whose translation MSSLVALILAPQKVYLGVFLGGLIVTINFHVLKNTVTKNINQKRVIEKGKSLIGALLVKYYLRFALTAVIIFLLIANRSVHPAGLLAGLSVVVASTFIAAAIELTKIIFREAV comes from the coding sequence GTGTCAAGTCTCGTAGCATTAATTTTGGCCCCCCAGAAAGTGTATCTTGGCGTTTTTCTGGGCGGTTTGATTGTCACAATCAACTTCCATGTTCTTAAAAATACAGTAACTAAAAACATCAACCAGAAGCGTGTGATTGAAAAGGGGAAATCCCTGATCGGTGCGCTTCTGGTTAAATATTATCTGCGTTTTGCATTAACGGCAGTGATTATTTTTCTGCTGATCGCAAACCGCAGCGTACATCCGGCAGGGCTTCTGGCAGGCCTTTCCGTAGTAGTGGCAAGCACGTTCATAGCAGCGGCAATTGAATTAACTAAGATTATATTCAGGGAGGCGGTTTAA
- the atpB gene encoding F0F1 ATP synthase subunit A, producing the protein MEHPYLFLTSLFGLFGLEDWAGAHPHVTYMWLAMIVLVLFGWIGGKSVTLVPKTVQNVFEVILSGLEEFMVGITGEEGRDSAPLLLTVFLFVFLGNLFGLVPGFYPPTASINTTVALAIIVVTWSHVIGIKKHGAKYIKHFLGPVPALMPLFFVIEVIGHLARVLSLTLRLFGNMMGHELVVGILLMLAGPFLVPLPIMAMGILVSLIQAIVFFLLPTMYIAGAIEEAH; encoded by the coding sequence GTGGAACACCCATATCTATTTCTTACTTCGTTATTTGGTTTGTTTGGTCTGGAAGATTGGGCAGGTGCCCATCCGCATGTCACTTATATGTGGCTTGCAATGATAGTTCTTGTTCTTTTCGGCTGGATTGGGGGCAAAAGTGTCACCCTTGTTCCTAAGACGGTTCAGAATGTTTTTGAGGTAATCCTTTCCGGACTTGAAGAGTTTATGGTTGGTATTACCGGTGAAGAGGGTAGAGATTCCGCTCCGCTGCTGCTGACGGTTTTTCTGTTTGTTTTTTTAGGCAACCTGTTCGGCCTGGTTCCCGGATTCTATCCGCCTACTGCCTCCATCAACACGACTGTTGCCTTGGCTATCATTGTTGTGACCTGGAGCCATGTGATCGGCATCAAGAAACACGGTGCAAAATATATTAAACATTTCCTGGGGCCTGTACCGGCACTTATGCCTCTTTTCTTTGTTATTGAAGTTATTGGTCACCTGGCGAGAGTACTGTCCCTGACTTTGCGTCTCTTCGGCAATATGATGGGACATGAGCTGGTGGTAGGCATCCTTTTGATGCTGGCCGGTCCTTTCCTGGTACCCCTTCCCATCATGGCAATGGGTATCCTTGTTTCTTTGATTCAGGCCATTGTATTCTTCCTGCTGCCTACCATGTACATCGCAGGCGCCATTGAAGAAGCACATTAA
- a CDS encoding ATP synthase F0 subunit C — translation MEFLVGSVWAAAFAIGVAAFGCGIAQGLGLNGAMAGISRNPEAAGKIQVNMLIGLALIESLCIYALVVSMIILFVHPAIAPAVAALGGH, via the coding sequence ATGGAATTTCTCGTTGGTAGTGTTTGGGCAGCAGCTTTTGCCATTGGTGTCGCTGCATTTGGTTGCGGCATTGCTCAGGGTCTTGGTTTGAATGGTGCGATGGCTGGTATTTCAAGAAACCCTGAAGCAGCTGGTAAAATTCAGGTAAACATGCTGATCGGTCTTGCTCTGATCGAATCTCTGTGTATCTATGCTTTGGTTGTTTCGATGATCATTCTGTTCGTTCATCCTGCAATCGCTCCTGCTGTTGCTGCACTTGGCGGACATTAA